A section of the Chlorocebus sabaeus isolate Y175 chromosome 13, mChlSab1.0.hap1, whole genome shotgun sequence genome encodes:
- the LYRM2 gene encoding LYR motif-containing protein 2 has product MAASRLPPATLTLKQFIRRQQVLLLYRRILQTIRQVPNDSDRKYLKDWAREEFKRNKSATEEDTIRMMITQGNMQLKELEKSLALAKS; this is encoded by the exons ATGGCTGCTTCCCGCTTACCCCCAGCAACGCTAACGTTAAAGCAG TTCATAAGAAGGCAACAAGTTCTTCTCCTCTACAGAAGGATTTTGCAAACAATTCGGCAAGTTCCAAATGATTCTGATCGCAAATACCTGAAGGATTGGGCAAGGGAAgaattcaaaagaaacaaaagtgccACTGAAGAG GATACAATCCGGATGATGATTACTCAAGGCAATATGCAGCTCAAGGAGTTAGAAAAATCACTTGCTTTAGCAAAATCTTAA